The genomic DNA TGTAATGTCTTTTCTCTtgatttttctatgtttttttgCATGGTATTCTATTAATGTTATTATGTATATTTGTTTGTACTTTGTAGGTTCGAACCAAGTTAGTGTAGATGAGCTCACAGAAGATATAATGTCGCTTGACATTAGACGTGAATCGGATGCTTCAAATTCTGTGAACAATCCTAAGGTATCCACTCCAAATGCTTCAAGTAGTGTTGCTTGTTAAAAATCAGTGAGCATCCTAAGGTACCCACTTCAAATGTTTCTAGAAATGTTGCTTGATAAAACTATATGAATAAGTTTATGTCAAATTTTTCATGCCTAATACGACTATAATTATTTGTGTGTAGGTTTGATTGTTTGGAATTGAAGATCTTGAGAAAGAAAGACATATGGGAACTTGAATGTTGAAACTACTTGGATGTTATGATTAGACTTTTATGGATTTCCTTTTAAATTTGTTAAGacattatgtgtttatgcatgtTTTATGACTTTTGTGAACCTTTGGCGACTAAATTTTCACTAAACAGGTTCCTTAATCGCTAATTTCAATTTGGAATAACAGGtcatgttcgtgtcttaacaggtcgtgttcgtgtcttaacaggtcgtatTTGTGTCTTAAACAGGTCATATGATATGTTGGTAAcattttcgtgtcttaacaggtcattTCGTGTAACTTGTTTATTAacaggttcgtgttcgtgtttggaaaatctgacacgataagatttcgtgtcgtgttcgtgtttacatgtttcgtgttcgtgtcttaacagatcgGGTTGACCCGATATGCCAACCCTAATTTTACAAAAAGTGTTATAATTTAAATTagtactaggttagaaccccgtgtattacacgggttgaataaatgtacttttatatattaaataataaaaagttatatctttatgaacctcgtatattgtaggggttaaataaatgtaattttatatatcaaataataaaaaaaatatatatctttaaaaaccatgtgtattacacagattaaataaatgtaattttgtatactaaatactaaaaacgtcgcatctttaaaaaactcgtgtataatcgggttgaataaatctaccaaataataaaaaattacacccttaaaaacctcgtatattacacgtgttgaatagatctaaaaaagagttatatctttaaaaatcatgtgtATTACAAAGAGAGGTttaatgtaattttgtatattaaatactaaaaacgtcgtatctttaaaaaaaacccgtgtatagtcgggttgaaaaatctaccaaataacaaaaaaaaatataaccttaaaaaaccccgtttattacacgtgttgaataaatctaattttacatagaaaatgataaaaaaaaagttatatctttaaaaacttcgtgtattacacgggttatataaatgtaactttgtatagtaaataataaaaaaaaatatttttaaaaaccgcgcattttacacgagttgaataaataaaattttgtataccaaataataaaaaagttatatttttaataaattaggataacatttaatattaatttattgtttatatatttaatataagataagtaggaaagaaacgcatttgttttaaaaaaatatattaaattaacaatttagatttgagaataatattttattaaaatatgataaaatttaatattaatttattatttatttagttaatataagataaatatatatttaaggaTACCTTTAATGAATGAAACGTGTCtaaaaattggtttcttttattatagtagactaGCGGTAacacccgtgtgcaaacacgggtggtttcttagaaaaccatgcataagaAATATAAATGATAAATATCGTTATATTTATAAATAGATAAGTCAGTCggtaaatacttaaagtttagagtataaaaaatacaaaaatatacaatttattaatcTTTTGTAAATGAAATAACATTTGCATTCAAGTATGTTCCttctaaaaaaaacaatattttaaatcaacagtcgtttcaatccccttcaacctccacaaaacactattttaatccaacagtggttttaaaccaccgttttaacccaGCAGCGGTTTCAACAACAATTTTCTCCACAACACTCtgctttaacccaacagtggtttcaaacatctgttttcatccatctgttgaccaaagtcaacagatgtatcaaccactgttttattttcaaacatctgtacacaacaaaacactattttaacccaacagtggttttaaaccaccgttttaacccaacagAGATTTCAACAACAGTTTTCTCCACAACACTCTGTTTTAACCCAACCgtggtttcaaacatctgttttcatccatctgtgcaaacacgggtggtttTTAGAAAACCAAGCACAACACattttaatagaaagtatagataggtgtatagatattgtaatttttagtttaagGCTAGTTGTGATACCCATGTGTAATTTTTAGTTTAAGGCTAGGTACTAAGTTCCACCAAGAAATCAAGATTAGAATTAAAACTCATATAAATTGCATGTGATGTAATTAAATTAACGAATGATAGTAAGAAACTGAGAGAACATGATGAAAGGAAATAGCATTAGTATGAAAccactgtttgaccaaagtcaaaccccTGTTTGCAAAACAAAATCtatttgaccaaagtcaaaccactgtttgcAAAACTATGACTCTTAGTGGTTCAAAAGTCTATTTGACCAAAGTCtatttgaccaaagtcaaaccactgtttgcAAAAAAATGCAACCATTGTTTTCATCCAACAGtagtttcaaacatctgtttcaaacatctgttgaccaaagtctccacaaaacactgttttaccCAACAGtagtttcaaacatctgttttcatccatctgttgaccaaagtcaacaaatgtatcaaccactgtatcaacagatgtatcaacaaCAATGATTTTAAATTGATGAGCATTAGTTAtgaaaaaataatacaaaatcaTATTGAAAAAATTATACAAAATCATATTTGCTTTCATTGTTCTATATTCTATGATCGTAAATCTTGTAACATCTCTTGATACAAGATCCTTCATTGTTGGGGTATAGCGTTCCGTAAATTTTTCATCTTCATTTCTTAAAATACAACCTTCACCACATGATCCTACAAAAGAAGTAAGATGAAACTGGTTATGATATCtacttaatatattaaataaaaattgtATATATAAAGAATAGGCGTATTCACTATTCAGTATCTTTTAAGCTCACGAGGCTAGTGAAGCTTATACATAAAAATCAAGCTCGAGCTCTTTTCTTAAAAGAGCTCTAAtataaatgagctcaaattcaagTTCGTTTAAGCTTACTTTAGCTCGAGATTAAATCAATTTACTTTTGGGTCGCCATCAAGTTTTATAGTTGGCAAACATATATTTACATTATACATTTGTATTTTTGTTGTAATTTATAGtaataatttgaaaaaaaaaaggttaaattAGTAGTTTTCATGTCAAATTTCTGTATCCATCTTAAGTAAGAGCCGTGAACATGCAAACATGACCATTTAACAACCATACTTTACACCAAATTTCTAAGATAAAAATTTAAccataataaaacaaataatattgTACACATTACAAAACTAAAAGTCAAAACCATGGTTGCAGATCATTTACCTTtaatggtgccaatatatatattgaaaTTTGTATCATGTACAATGAGATTCAAATGGGGTCTCCATGATGGATCGATCAAACTTCACATCATCAACATCTTCTATAATTGCAGGCCTCGCAAaccttaaacaaaaaaaaaaaaacacaataaaGTTCCAAACTCGAAGAACAAATAACATGATAACTACAATATCTATAATTGCAGGCCTCACAGACCTTTTTGTCTCTAGTTTTAAACGCTTTGACTTCTCTAACCTATTTAATTTAGAACTGTTGAGCAACACATTGAATCCAAAAATTTGAATGAAGCTGTTAAATGTTAATTACTCATATCAAATCAGTGAATGTAATCATGTAAATGTACAGGTGACAACATGAACAGGCTAGCTGACTCACGGGTTAAAACGGGTTGGGTTGAGACGAATTGAACCGATATACTTGTATTATACTTTATTTACAGTGCGAATTATGATCAATAGGCATGATTACTTcactaataataatatataatatgtgagAAAAGTTCTATTACAGATTTACAATTACAAAAATCTATAAACCAAAACATTGGTCTGGTTTTGGCTCAAAACTGAACCGACCCATGTTCGCTCTTCAGGACTGTATACCAGACTGTGTTTACCATTAAATATGCGGATCGTAACGTAGTTTACTAAAATCTACAAATAACAAAATACGCAGTTACAATGTCGGCTTATCACGTCATGTCAATATGATAAACTTTTGTATCAAACACGATTGAAGtcaaacaaatatatattttcatgtAACTGAAACAAACTGTACATTTGGCCATTCAAACAGATGTTTCCAATGAAGGGAAGTTTTATGTTTGATTTAGGTACAAACAGCAATTACAAAGACAGATAGACGGAAGGTGATTAGCATATATATTCATACATAATGTGTATATGCAATAAATAGAAATGAGGGTTGTGGCTTACCTCTATTCAGATGAGTAGGCATATTATGAGATAAATGCTTTGGTGACTTCAATATAGTTGCAAACCAAGCCTGTTCTTGGACAAGTAATTTTTCCATTATTGTTAGTTGCCATTTCCTTAAGAGCCTgcattaaaaataattaaaaaataataaaaataaaattttcctTCTAATTTCATTAATGAAACATGTAAATTGAGTGAAGGGTCAAAGTCAAACAGGTATAAACTCAGCCATCAATGCATACAGTCTCCTAAATTGCTTTTCCAAACATTTAGATTATTATTGTAATAATAAGGTTATGTAATCGTAGTATATATCTAACCTTAGTGCTGTAAACATAGCCATTGGGCAGGACAAGTGGGGGGTTCTCTGTATCCATTAGCTCTTCCGTTATATAACAGACAAGCTTTGAGTGGTGTTGCTTTGAGAAGGGCAACGGCATTGCGAGCTTCTGGAAGCTTTCTTGAGGCAAAGGATCTTCTTTTGTGCAATCATCCTCATAACACTTTTCAAAcaaatagatcaaactttaaACTGATTACCAGCAAGGGCATCCAAAGTGCCTTAGATGAGCAACAACAGCAATCCCCTAGAGAAAATAACCAGAATCATGtcattttcaatttcaaattCAAGTTACtgataatcaaataatcactgcAATATACCAATTATACATCAATATTCAGCTTCAAGCAAGGACTATATATCATGATGAAGATGCTTATTTAGTCCCCAAAAACTCTCTTTATTGAACCTACACTAATTGAAGTTCCACAATCGATAGATACTCATATGAAATCAGTTATAAAATACGTCTCTCAATGCACAATATCTCCAAGACTCTTTAACAATAGGGTTTGAGTAACCATCTCCACCAAATCTCAATGCCTCTGGTGTCACTTCTGCACCAATCATTTCACACAAACCAAGTCAAACTTCTTAACAATCTTACATGTTCACA from Helianthus annuus cultivar XRQ/B chromosome 7, HanXRQr2.0-SUNRISE, whole genome shotgun sequence includes the following:
- the LOC118480156 gene encoding protein MAEA homolog — encoded protein: MVAFWGFGESKDYSSSSIINPHFPLSQVTYQGDVPIEEIQSKALSGRVWNRREEETKGSRFSYEDQCANPCLIYLFEKCYEDDCTKEDPLPQESFQKLAMPLPFSKQHHSKLVCYITEELMDTENPPLVLPNGYVYSTKALKEMATNNNGKITCPRTGLVCNYIEVTKAFIS